The following are encoded in a window of Staphylospora marina genomic DNA:
- the nusA gene encoding transcription termination factor NusA: protein MKAEFIEALGQLEKEKGISKDILIEAIEAALISGYKRNFNSAQNVRVDINRETGDVKVFARKTVVEEVTDPRLEISLDAAREMDPNYQLDDIVEIEVTPADFGRIAAQTAKQVVTQRIREAERSAIYRDFLDREAELINGIVQRADNRHYYVDLGRVEGLLPHSETMPGERFKHGDRVKTYITKVEKSTKGPQIFLSRTHPGLLKRLFELEVPEIYDGTVEIKAIAREAGQRSKVAVHSNNPDVDPVGACVGHRGARVQNVVSELRGEKIDIIRWSDDVAELIANSLSPSKVVSVEIFEEEKMARVVVPDHQLSLAIGKEGQNARLAAKLTNWKIDIKSESEAMKLSEEAETSTEEREEEADL from the coding sequence ATGAAAGCTGAGTTCATCGAGGCACTCGGTCAGCTGGAGAAAGAAAAAGGGATCAGCAAGGACATTCTGATTGAAGCGATCGAAGCGGCGCTGATCTCCGGTTACAAGCGGAATTTCAATTCCGCGCAAAACGTGCGGGTGGATATCAACAGAGAGACCGGAGACGTGAAGGTGTTTGCCCGCAAAACCGTGGTGGAGGAAGTGACGGACCCCCGGTTGGAGATCTCGCTGGATGCCGCCAGGGAAATGGATCCCAATTACCAGCTGGATGACATCGTGGAGATCGAGGTCACGCCGGCCGATTTCGGCCGAATCGCTGCTCAGACGGCCAAACAGGTTGTCACCCAACGAATCCGCGAGGCGGAACGTTCCGCGATTTACCGCGATTTCCTCGACCGGGAAGCGGAGCTCATCAACGGCATCGTACAGCGCGCCGACAATCGCCACTATTACGTGGATCTCGGACGGGTGGAAGGATTGCTTCCTCATTCCGAAACCATGCCCGGCGAACGTTTCAAGCACGGTGATCGCGTGAAGACGTACATCACCAAGGTGGAGAAATCGACGAAAGGTCCGCAAATTTTCCTTTCCCGTACGCATCCGGGCTTGCTCAAACGCCTGTTTGAGCTGGAAGTTCCGGAGATTTATGACGGAACCGTGGAAATCAAGGCCATTGCCCGGGAAGCCGGACAGCGTTCCAAAGTGGCGGTTCATTCCAACAATCCCGACGTGGACCCCGTCGGAGCCTGCGTGGGTCACCGGGGGGCCCGGGTTCAAAACGTCGTTTCCGAATTGCGAGGGGAAAAAATCGACATCATTCGTTGGTCGGATGACGTGGCGGAGCTGATCGCCAACAGTCTCAGTCCGTCCAAGGTGGTGTCGGTGGAAATTTTCGAAGAGGAAAAAATGGCGCGGGTTGTCGTACCGGATCACCAGTTGTCCCTGGCGATCGGAAAAGAAGGGCAAAACGCCCGTCTTGCCGCCAAACTGACCAACTGGAAAATCGACATCAAGAGCGAGTCCGAAGCGATGAAGCTTTCGGAAGAGGCGGAAACGTCCACCGAGGAAAGAGAAGAGGAAGCCGATCTGTGA
- the infB gene encoding translation initiation factor IF-2, protein MSSKEILTILDRMGVKVNNHMSVMDEGMIKKVEQFVKQVRENASAGDTGNTREEQREQKKGQEKKKSRPQGRRGGRSGQGQRQNREGAAQGTVQTEKTGQGSSQAQGRSARPKRDETRRPAPRVAENLKPEREDIEDLNETRLDKNKKSDQRKGKFNKFRDDAKGNKFGKGKGKKKGDRRQEPREKQAPVLPKEITVTGPMTVGEFAKLLRREASAVIKKLITHGVMATINQEIDVETMSVIAEEFQVVLNYKEEVDESNFEEQVETDAPEDLVERPPVVTIMGHVDHGKTTLLDKIRQTNVTAGEAGGITQHIGAYQVEVNGKKITFLDTPGHEAFTTMRARGAQATDITVLVVAADDGVMPQTVEAINHAKAAKVPIIVAVNKMDKLEANPDRVKQQLMEYELVPEEWGGETIFVPVSALTGQGIDELLEMILLQAEILELKANPNKRARGVVIEAEVDKGRGAVATVLVQNGTLKVGDGIVAGNYFGKIRAMVNDRGRRVKAAPPSMPVEILGLPDVPNPGDQFMVFEDEKKGRAIAEKRLARAREAERKAQGRVSLMDLGDWIKQGQMKELNVIIKADVQGSAEALRMALEKIDVEGVRVRIIHAAVGAINESDVTLASASNAIIIGFNVRPDSHARTTAEQEKVEIRLHRVIYDVIQEIESAMKGMLDPELEEKVVGMAEVRQIFKVSKVGTIAGCYVTEGKVVRDGQVRLIRDGIVIHEGKLDTLKRFKDDVREVAQGYECGLTIQNYNDIKEGDMIEIFVIQEVERK, encoded by the coding sequence ATGAGCAGTAAGGAGATTCTGACCATCCTGGACCGGATGGGCGTGAAAGTGAACAATCACATGAGCGTGATGGATGAAGGAATGATAAAAAAGGTGGAACAGTTTGTAAAGCAAGTCAGAGAAAACGCTTCTGCGGGAGATACCGGCAACACCCGGGAAGAGCAACGCGAACAGAAGAAAGGACAGGAAAAAAAGAAAAGTCGCCCGCAAGGGCGCAGAGGAGGACGTTCCGGCCAAGGGCAAAGGCAGAATCGCGAAGGAGCGGCCCAAGGAACGGTTCAAACGGAAAAAACGGGACAGGGTTCTTCCCAGGCACAAGGCAGATCCGCGCGACCCAAGCGGGATGAAACGCGCAGACCGGCGCCGCGCGTCGCCGAAAATCTCAAACCCGAACGGGAGGACATCGAGGATTTGAACGAAACCCGTCTGGATAAGAACAAGAAATCCGACCAGCGGAAAGGAAAGTTCAACAAATTCCGGGATGATGCCAAAGGAAACAAGTTCGGCAAGGGAAAAGGAAAGAAAAAAGGCGACAGAAGACAGGAGCCGCGTGAGAAGCAGGCGCCGGTCCTGCCGAAGGAGATCACCGTCACGGGTCCGATGACCGTCGGTGAATTCGCCAAACTGCTGCGCCGGGAAGCATCCGCGGTCATCAAAAAATTGATCACCCACGGCGTGATGGCGACGATCAACCAGGAGATCGACGTGGAAACCATGTCCGTGATTGCAGAGGAATTCCAGGTGGTCCTGAATTACAAAGAGGAAGTGGACGAATCCAACTTCGAGGAACAGGTGGAAACCGACGCACCCGAGGACCTGGTGGAACGCCCGCCCGTCGTCACCATCATGGGACACGTTGACCACGGGAAAACCACTTTGCTGGACAAAATTCGCCAAACCAACGTGACTGCCGGAGAAGCCGGCGGGATCACGCAGCATATCGGTGCGTACCAAGTGGAAGTGAACGGGAAGAAAATCACCTTCCTCGATACGCCCGGACACGAGGCATTCACCACCATGCGGGCCCGCGGAGCGCAGGCCACCGACATCACCGTGTTGGTGGTTGCGGCGGATGACGGCGTGATGCCGCAAACCGTGGAAGCGATCAACCATGCCAAAGCGGCGAAAGTTCCGATCATCGTTGCGGTGAACAAGATGGACAAATTGGAAGCCAACCCGGACCGCGTCAAGCAACAGTTGATGGAATACGAACTGGTTCCGGAAGAATGGGGCGGAGAAACCATTTTCGTTCCCGTTTCGGCTCTCACCGGGCAAGGAATCGATGAACTCTTGGAAATGATCCTGCTGCAGGCGGAGATCCTTGAGCTCAAAGCCAACCCGAACAAACGCGCCCGCGGGGTTGTCATTGAGGCGGAAGTCGACAAGGGACGGGGAGCCGTGGCGACGGTTCTGGTTCAAAACGGCACCCTCAAGGTGGGCGACGGCATCGTGGCCGGAAATTACTTCGGAAAAATCCGCGCCATGGTCAATGACCGGGGTCGGCGGGTGAAAGCCGCACCTCCGTCCATGCCCGTGGAGATTCTGGGTCTGCCCGATGTTCCCAACCCGGGTGACCAGTTCATGGTCTTCGAAGATGAGAAGAAAGGTCGCGCCATCGCGGAGAAACGTCTGGCGCGTGCCCGGGAAGCGGAGCGCAAGGCCCAGGGACGGGTCTCTCTGATGGACCTGGGAGATTGGATCAAGCAAGGTCAAATGAAGGAGCTCAACGTCATCATCAAAGCCGACGTGCAAGGTTCGGCGGAGGCTTTGCGGATGGCGCTGGAGAAAATCGACGTGGAAGGTGTCCGGGTGCGGATCATTCACGCGGCCGTGGGTGCGATCAACGAATCGGACGTCACGCTCGCTTCCGCTTCCAACGCCATCATCATCGGGTTCAACGTTCGGCCCGATTCCCACGCCCGTACGACCGCGGAACAGGAAAAAGTTGAAATTCGCCTCCATCGCGTGATTTACGATGTGATTCAGGAAATCGAATCGGCCATGAAAGGGATGCTGGATCCGGAGCTGGAGGAAAAAGTCGTCGGGATGGCGGAAGTTCGCCAAATTTTCAAGGTTTCCAAAGTCGGAACCATTGCCGGTTGCTATGTCACGGAAGGAAAAGTGGTGCGTGACGGACAGGTTCGCCTGATTCGTGACGGGATCGTCATTCATGAAGGCAAACTGGATACGCTGAAGCGGTTCAAGGATGACGTCCGCGAAGTGGCTCAAGGATATGAATGCGGACTCACCATCCAGAACTACAATGACATCAAGGAAGGCGACATGATCGAGATCTTCGTGATCCAGGAAGTGGAACGGAAGTGA
- the rimP gene encoding ribosome maturation factor RimP: protein MAERVTDAVAKLALPVLEAEGLELVEVEFTKEGSNRFLRVYIDRDDRPVDLDDCTRVSEKLSLLLDREDPIPEAYILEVCSPGAERPLKKDKDFRKAVGKHVHVTTYEAIDGKSVFEGVLADFDGRTLTIAERKKTVQIPLDKVAKARLAIVF, encoded by the coding sequence TTGGCAGAAAGAGTCACCGACGCAGTTGCAAAGCTGGCTCTCCCGGTGTTGGAAGCCGAAGGGCTGGAACTCGTCGAAGTGGAATTCACGAAAGAAGGGTCCAACCGGTTTCTGAGGGTGTATATCGATCGCGATGATCGTCCCGTGGACCTGGATGACTGCACACGGGTCAGCGAAAAGTTGAGCCTGCTTTTGGACAGGGAAGACCCGATTCCGGAAGCATACATTCTGGAAGTGTGTTCGCCGGGAGCCGAGCGGCCGCTGAAAAAGGATAAGGATTTTCGCAAGGCGGTCGGCAAGCACGTTCATGTCACCACGTATGAAGCGATTGACGGGAAAAGCGTTTTTGAAGGAGTTCTCGCCGATTTTGACGGTCGGACGCTGACGATTGCGGAGCGGAAGAAAACGGTGCAGATTCCGCTGGACAAAGTGGCCAAGGCGAGATTGGCGATTGTTTTTTAA
- a CDS encoding proline--tRNA ligase, translating to MRQKHALIPTLRTVAEAETASHRLLLRGGFIRQLAAGVYTFLPLGNRVLRKVETIIREEMDRIGAQELLMPTLHPAELWQESGRWANYGPELFKVTDRHERNFAMGPTHEEVVTDLLRGEINTYKKLPMTVYQIQTKFRDEKRPRSGILRGREFLMKDAYSFHADLESLDRMYRNMYDAYVSIFTRLGLDFRAVEADSGAMGGKGTHEFMALSDVGEDTIAMCESCDYAANVEMAAIRSVGSDSTGSVKDEVPPVKKVATPNKASIEEVAGFLGLPTKRLVKSLLFLVDGEPVLVLVRGDHEANDVKVKNLLEGSAVSMADEETVFRVAGTLPGFVGPVGLKQPVRIIADHAVAELDELVVGANDQDAHLLHVKIGRDFHVDEVADLRLIRPGDACPRCGGVIGFRRGIEVGHVFKLGTRYSEVMNARFLDADGKERPFIMGCYGIGVSRVVAAIAEQHRDEHGIIWPVAVAPFQVHLITVNAKNDEQVRLAETLYDRLRNAGYEVLYDDRPERAGVKFKDADLIGIPVRIIVGAKAGEGMVELTLRRSGETAECSASEVQRQLPDWLKRSDISDQR from the coding sequence ATGCGACAGAAACACGCACTCATTCCGACTCTCCGTACGGTCGCCGAAGCAGAGACGGCAAGCCATCGGCTGCTTCTTCGCGGAGGATTCATCCGGCAATTGGCGGCCGGTGTTTACACGTTTCTGCCTCTCGGGAATCGCGTGCTTCGGAAAGTGGAAACCATCATCCGGGAGGAAATGGACCGAATCGGTGCCCAAGAGCTTCTCATGCCGACGCTCCATCCGGCGGAACTCTGGCAGGAATCGGGCCGGTGGGCCAATTACGGTCCGGAACTGTTCAAGGTGACGGACCGGCACGAACGGAATTTTGCCATGGGGCCGACGCACGAGGAAGTGGTCACCGACCTTTTGAGAGGGGAAATCAATACATACAAAAAACTTCCCATGACCGTTTATCAGATCCAGACCAAATTCCGGGATGAAAAACGGCCGCGCTCGGGGATTCTTCGCGGCCGTGAATTCCTGATGAAAGACGCATACTCCTTCCACGCCGATCTTGAATCATTGGACCGGATGTACCGGAACATGTACGACGCCTATGTCTCCATTTTTACCCGCTTGGGTCTCGATTTCCGTGCCGTGGAAGCCGACTCGGGGGCGATGGGCGGCAAGGGAACGCATGAGTTCATGGCCTTGTCGGATGTCGGGGAAGACACGATCGCCATGTGTGAATCCTGTGATTATGCCGCCAATGTGGAGATGGCCGCAATCCGTTCCGTCGGCTCGGACAGCACGGGTTCGGTGAAGGATGAAGTGCCGCCCGTGAAGAAAGTCGCGACTCCGAACAAGGCAAGCATTGAAGAGGTGGCCGGATTCTTGGGACTGCCCACAAAGCGGCTGGTCAAGAGCCTGCTGTTCCTCGTGGACGGTGAGCCGGTATTGGTTCTGGTGCGCGGTGATCATGAAGCAAATGACGTGAAAGTGAAAAATCTGCTGGAGGGCAGCGCGGTTTCGATGGCGGATGAAGAGACGGTGTTTCGCGTTGCCGGAACGTTGCCGGGATTCGTCGGGCCGGTCGGCTTGAAGCAACCGGTCAGAATCATTGCCGACCATGCCGTTGCCGAACTCGATGAACTGGTGGTGGGCGCCAATGATCAAGATGCACATCTTCTGCATGTGAAGATCGGCAGAGATTTTCATGTGGACGAAGTGGCTGATCTGCGGCTGATCCGCCCCGGAGACGCCTGTCCGCGCTGCGGCGGTGTGATCGGATTCCGGCGGGGGATCGAGGTGGGACACGTTTTCAAGCTGGGTACCCGGTACAGTGAAGTGATGAATGCCCGTTTTCTCGATGCGGACGGAAAAGAGCGGCCGTTCATCATGGGCTGTTACGGAATCGGGGTCTCACGCGTGGTGGCAGCCATCGCGGAGCAGCATCGCGACGAGCACGGGATCATCTGGCCCGTGGCCGTGGCGCCGTTCCAGGTGCATCTGATCACCGTCAACGCGAAAAACGATGAACAGGTTCGTCTCGCCGAAACCCTGTATGACCGGCTGCGAAATGCCGGATATGAAGTGCTTTATGACGATCGTCCCGAACGGGCCGGAGTGAAATTCAAGGATGCGGACCTGATCGGGATTCCGGTGCGGATCATCGTCGGAGCCAAAGCGGGGGAGGGAATGGTGGAACTGACACTCCGTCGAAGCGGAGAAACCGCCGAATGTTCCGCTTCCGAGGTGCAACGTCAATTGCCGGACTGGCTGAAGCGAAGTGACATTTCGGATCAACGGTGA
- the rnpM gene encoding RNase P modulator RnpM, with product MKQRKIPMRKCVASQEMFPKKSLVRIVRTPENEIVIDPTGKKSGRGAYLCAKPEYVDLAQKKKALDRALKTQVPAELYDRLREYVSGLTHDE from the coding sequence ATGAAGCAGCGGAAAATTCCCATGCGAAAATGCGTCGCTTCTCAAGAAATGTTCCCGAAAAAAAGCCTGGTCCGGATCGTACGGACACCCGAAAACGAGATCGTCATCGATCCGACCGGCAAAAAGTCCGGGCGCGGCGCATATCTTTGCGCAAAACCCGAATATGTCGACTTGGCGCAAAAGAAGAAAGCTCTCGACCGGGCTCTCAAAACGCAGGTTCCCGCCGAATTGTACGATCGCCTCAGAGAATACGTGAGCGGATTGACACACGATGAATAA
- the pepF gene encoding oligoendopeptidase F translates to MSVQNGKPLPDRSEIPVEYTWRLEDIFATDDLWNEEFEKVRAMIPSVRNFRGKLGNSSHDLLTALKNRDALLLRVEKLYTYAHMRYDQDTTNSFYQGLNDKAKSLYTETAGALSFMEPEILAIPEETIQKFLEENEELRVYRHELEMLGKQRPHILSEKEEELLAMASDALRTPMNAFGMLNNADLEFPVIQNENGEPVQITHGRFIHLLESKNREVRKAAFEGLYHTYGKFRNTFAAMLSGAVKRNNFYARARRHPSARHAALFQNHIPESVHEQLIGTIREHLHLLHRYVAVRKRALGLDELHMYDLYTPLVSDVDFKITYPEAQQVLLKGLDILGEEYITVVKEAFENRWVDVYENKGKRSGAYSSGSYATNPYILMNWQDNIDNLFTLAHEFGHSVHSYFTRKHQPFVYGDYSIFVAEVASTCNEALLSHYLLRSTDDKKKRLYLLNHDLDSFRATVFRQTKFAEFEHIIHQRAQNGEPLTAESLTETYYELNKKYYGNEIVVDPEIGLEWARIPHFYYNYYVYQYATGYSAATALSKQIIEEGKPAVDRYLRFLKAGSSETPIDVLKKAGVDMTDPEPIRQALKVFEQKLDEFERLLNE, encoded by the coding sequence ATGTCAGTGCAAAACGGCAAACCATTGCCCGATCGATCCGAGATACCCGTTGAATACACGTGGCGGCTGGAGGACATTTTCGCCACGGATGACCTGTGGAACGAGGAATTTGAAAAGGTCAGGGCGATGATTCCCTCGGTGCGCAATTTCCGGGGCAAGCTGGGAAACTCCTCCCACGATCTTCTGACCGCCCTGAAAAACCGGGATGCGCTGCTGCTGAGAGTCGAAAAATTGTATACATATGCCCACATGCGTTATGACCAGGACACGACCAACTCGTTCTACCAAGGTCTGAACGACAAGGCAAAATCCCTGTACACCGAAACGGCGGGAGCCCTCTCATTCATGGAACCGGAAATCCTCGCGATTCCGGAGGAAACGATTCAAAAATTCCTGGAGGAGAATGAAGAACTCCGCGTCTACCGACACGAACTCGAAATGCTGGGAAAACAACGTCCGCACATTCTTTCGGAGAAGGAAGAAGAGCTGCTTGCGATGGCGTCGGACGCATTGCGGACTCCGATGAACGCATTCGGCATGTTGAACAATGCGGATCTTGAATTCCCGGTGATTCAAAACGAGAACGGAGAACCGGTTCAGATCACCCACGGGCGGTTCATCCATCTTTTGGAAAGCAAGAACCGGGAGGTTCGGAAAGCGGCATTCGAAGGGTTGTACCATACGTACGGCAAATTCCGCAACACCTTTGCCGCCATGTTGTCCGGGGCCGTCAAGCGAAACAATTTTTATGCGCGGGCCCGCCGCCATCCTTCGGCCCGTCATGCCGCTCTGTTCCAAAACCATATTCCCGAATCCGTGCATGAACAATTGATCGGAACCATTCGCGAACACCTCCACCTGTTGCATCGGTATGTGGCCGTTCGCAAACGGGCGTTGGGACTGGACGAACTGCACATGTATGATCTGTACACCCCGCTCGTAAGCGACGTCGATTTCAAGATCACGTACCCGGAAGCCCAACAAGTCCTGCTCAAGGGTCTGGACATTCTGGGAGAAGAATACATCACGGTTGTCAAGGAAGCTTTCGAAAACCGCTGGGTGGACGTGTATGAAAACAAAGGAAAGAGGAGCGGTGCTTACTCGTCCGGATCTTATGCGACCAATCCGTACATTCTGATGAACTGGCAGGACAACATTGACAACCTGTTCACGCTGGCGCACGAATTCGGACACTCGGTCCACAGTTATTTCACGCGCAAACACCAACCGTTCGTTTACGGAGATTACAGCATTTTCGTGGCGGAAGTGGCCTCCACCTGCAACGAAGCTCTGCTCAGCCACTATTTGCTCCGTTCCACCGATGACAAAAAGAAACGGCTGTACCTGCTCAACCACGACCTGGATTCGTTCCGGGCCACGGTATTCAGACAAACGAAGTTCGCCGAATTCGAGCACATCATCCATCAAAGAGCGCAAAACGGCGAACCTTTGACGGCCGAATCGCTCACCGAAACGTACTACGAACTGAACAAGAAGTACTACGGCAACGAGATCGTCGTCGATCCGGAAATCGGTTTGGAGTGGGCACGGATTCCGCATTTCTATTACAATTATTACGTGTATCAGTACGCCACCGGATACAGCGCCGCAACGGCCCTGTCCAAACAGATCATCGAAGAAGGAAAACCCGCGGTCGACAGGTATCTCCGCTTCCTCAAAGCCGGCAGTTCCGAGACACCGATCGACGTGCTCAAGAAAGCGGGCGTCGACATGACGGATCCGGAACCGATCCGACAAGCGCTGAAAGTGTTTGAACAGAAGCTGGACGAATTCGAACGCTTGCTGAACGAATGA
- a CDS encoding DUF503 domain-containing protein — MHVGVLTVEGHIPASFSLKDKRRVIRSGLDKLRNRLNLSVAEVGRQDDPRFTRLAVAGVGSSLKVVEKELAEALRLLESTDGLEILDQFVTFV, encoded by the coding sequence ATGCACGTCGGAGTGTTGACGGTGGAAGGACACATTCCGGCTTCCTTTTCCCTCAAAGACAAGCGTCGCGTGATCCGGAGCGGGCTTGACAAGCTCCGCAACCGGCTCAATCTCTCCGTCGCCGAAGTCGGCCGGCAGGATGACCCACGGTTCACCCGGCTGGCCGTCGCCGGCGTCGGAAGCAGCCTGAAAGTGGTGGAAAAAGAGTTGGCGGAGGCGCTCCGTTTGCTGGAATCGACGGACGGCTTGGAGATTCTTGATCAGTTTGTCACCTTTGTTTAG
- the msrB gene encoding peptide-methionine (R)-S-oxide reductase MsrB translates to MSNRARREKPNDRELRERLTEMQYRVTQQNGTEPPFQNEYWDHEEEGIYVDVVTGEPLFSSLDKFDSGCGWPSFTRPIHEDQVVERPDYSHGMIRTEVRSREGDSHLGHVFDDGPAPTGLRYCINSAALRFIPKRDLEREGYGEYLALFDE, encoded by the coding sequence ATGTCGAATCGGGCAAGAAGAGAAAAGCCGAATGACCGGGAGCTTCGGGAGAGATTGACGGAAATGCAATACCGGGTGACACAGCAAAACGGAACGGAGCCCCCGTTTCAAAACGAATATTGGGATCATGAGGAAGAAGGAATTTACGTGGACGTGGTGACCGGGGAACCGTTGTTCAGTTCGCTGGACAAATTTGATTCGGGCTGCGGATGGCCCAGTTTCACCCGGCCCATTCATGAGGATCAGGTGGTGGAACGCCCCGATTACTCCCATGGAATGATCCGTACGGAAGTGAGAAGCCGGGAGGGAGATTCCCACTTGGGGCACGTGTTTGATGACGGACCGGCTCCCACCGGTTTGCGTTACTGCATCAATTCCGCCGCTCTCCGGTTCATTCCCAAGCGGGATCTCGAGCGGGAAGGTTACGGAGAATACCTGGCTCTTTTTGATGAATGA
- a CDS encoding YlxQ family RNA-binding protein, giving the protein MNKAMNMLGLAMRAGRLVTGEEAVLAAIRSGAAKLVWLSEDAAGNTKKRVTDKCNHYRVPLIQASDRHELGHAVGKSERVVVAVTDEGFARSLTKLVSESRG; this is encoded by the coding sequence ATGAATAAAGCCATGAACATGTTGGGGCTTGCGATGAGGGCCGGCCGCCTGGTGACCGGGGAAGAAGCGGTGCTGGCGGCGATTCGTTCGGGAGCGGCCAAGCTGGTTTGGTTGTCGGAAGATGCTGCCGGAAACACGAAGAAGCGGGTGACGGACAAATGCAATCATTACCGTGTCCCGCTCATCCAGGCGTCGGACAGACATGAATTGGGACACGCTGTCGGAAAGAGTGAACGGGTGGTCGTGGCCGTCACGGATGAGGGTTTTGCCCGTTCACTGACGAAGCTTGTGAGTGAATCACGGGGGTGA
- a CDS encoding LPXTG cell wall anchor domain-containing protein codes for MKKINITKFSLIAMVLALALVIAPAGAMAQSTAKIDLNVDLLGKANILNIVKVGGDCKAIWVKVKVGNLVGKELGKVVNNLKIEVPYEIYWYPNLGAVDGKLVADGKLQVKGEDETLTVRYEPAKNPNGPAGIYAIKLKLAVNSKLLDNLAVAARVKVNGPCDGDNGNNNPPDNNDDDNNNNPPDDNDDNNNNNNPPDNNDDNNNNNPPDNNDDDDNNNNNNPPKDDDKNNNKPPKNDDNNQGGQLPKTATNHPNGMLAGFGLLIIGLAALFFARRKGIQ; via the coding sequence ATGAAAAAGATCAACATCACAAAATTCTCGCTGATTGCAATGGTTCTCGCGCTGGCACTCGTGATTGCTCCGGCGGGAGCCATGGCACAATCCACGGCAAAAATTGACTTGAACGTGGATCTGTTGGGGAAAGCGAATATCTTGAACATTGTGAAAGTGGGCGGCGACTGCAAGGCGATTTGGGTCAAGGTGAAAGTCGGCAACCTGGTCGGCAAGGAACTCGGAAAAGTGGTCAACAACCTCAAAATCGAAGTTCCGTATGAAATCTACTGGTACCCGAATCTCGGTGCCGTGGACGGCAAACTGGTGGCTGACGGCAAACTGCAGGTGAAAGGTGAAGACGAAACGCTCACCGTTCGTTACGAACCGGCCAAAAATCCGAACGGTCCTGCCGGGATTTATGCCATCAAGCTGAAACTTGCCGTCAACAGCAAACTCCTTGACAACTTGGCAGTGGCCGCGCGGGTGAAAGTCAACGGTCCTTGCGATGGTGACAACGGCAACAACAACCCGCCGGACAACAACGACGATGACAACAACAACAATCCGCCGGACGACAACGACGACAACAACAACAACAACAACCCGCCGGACAACAACGACGACAACAACAACAACAACCCGCCGGACAACAACGATGATGATGACAACAATAACAACAACAACCCGCCGAAAGACGACGACAAGAACAACAACAAGCCGCCGAAAAACGATGACAACAATCAAGGTGGACAGTTGCCCAAAACGGCCACCAACCATCCGAACGGCATGCTGGCTGGTTTCGGGCTGCTGATCATCGGCTTGGCCGCGTTGTTCTTCGCTCGTCGTAAAGGAATTCAATAA
- the rbfA gene encoding 30S ribosome-binding factor RbfA — MARIRVSRVGEQVKKELSQILQREIKDPRIGFVTVTAVEMSGDLQIAKVYVSVLGSPEQKQQALAALEKAKGYIRTEIGRRIKLRLVPDLMFVMDESLEHSEHINRLLREVNNRELGDHESNV, encoded by the coding sequence ATGGCTCGCATTCGGGTCAGCCGAGTCGGTGAACAGGTGAAAAAGGAATTGAGCCAGATCCTGCAACGGGAAATCAAGGATCCGAGAATCGGCTTTGTCACCGTCACCGCGGTGGAAATGAGCGGGGATTTGCAGATTGCAAAGGTGTACGTCAGCGTGCTCGGATCCCCCGAACAAAAACAACAGGCTCTGGCCGCTTTGGAGAAGGCCAAAGGGTACATCCGAACGGAGATCGGCCGGAGAATCAAACTTCGTTTGGTGCCGGATCTCATGTTTGTCATGGATGAATCCCTTGAACACAGCGAACACATCAACCGGCTGCTCAGGGAAGTCAACAACCGGGAGTTGGGGGATCATGAATCAAACGTTTGA